From Sphingobacterium bambusae:
TTTAAATCCAATCTGAGGTTTAGAGTTTACCCAAACATAATTTAGTTGTATTTCATTATTTCTGATTTTATATTTTTCTAACTAATTAAGGTAAGTAGCCATACCATTTGTCTTGTAAAGTTGATAATAGTCGATCACAAATAGCTTTATCATTGAAATGCTTCTAGATTGATCCTTTTAAATATTTATAATATTGTCGCTCTTTATTTGCGAAAAATGTAATGTTGCCAATGCTTGGATATCTGACGAAATCCCGAAAAGCAACGCTCTTCCTAATGAAGAAAATAGCATCAAAGTTTTTCTTAAAAGAAGTGAATTCAAAGTTGGCTCTCTTGAAGCTATATCTGGCTATTGATAAGCTCAAAAATATATTATCTTTAATTTGAGATGTTGGATAAAGAAAACGTTCATAAGGTATTTTCAGGGCACTAAATGAAAAACTATTTGGAGATAGTTCACTAATGGAGTCGATGGTCACGGCATTCCTACTACAGCTATCTTGAACAAAATTTCCTGTGCCGAAAGAAAAATCAATTGCATAATAGCGCTCGCTCTTGGTTTTGTGTAGTAAACTCCCCAAAGTATTGATATATTCCCCTTTTCTAAATAAATCATTTTTTTGTAAGTGTTTAGAATGTGCTAACACGATCCAAAGCTCATCAGATTTATAAAATTGACTGTACAAATTACTTACTCGCTTAAACATATCCACGTCTCTGTTAAAATAAAAATTTTCATTAGGTTTAGAAAGACTATTATTGCCTAAGACGTGAACAAGTAAATCATATGTTTCATTTCCCAAACCTTCAAAAAGAGTTTTAGAATTAGATAAAAATGTATGTACTTTAAGAAGATTACCTTGACCAACTTCTTTCAACAATACCTCGGTTTGGTTTGGAGGTAGTAGGTTGGAGAAAATGTCCATCAACGCATAGCTGGGTAATGAAATAGAATTATCCAAGCCAACCAAATGTACTTTCCGTTTCGATTGAAGATTGAAATTTCGAATCCACTCGAATAATCTAAAATATGAGCTTGCGGCAGCAAAAATTTTATTATCCAGATAGTCCTTAACTAGTGTCGTATCATTAATATCTCCTTGAACAAATAGATCATACAACATGGTGTCATCAAATGGTAACTCCAATAACACAATTGAACATTTTCTCTGTTGAATAAATTGCTTCAGGACTTCAAATCTCTGCTCAGTTATACTTAAGCTACCATGAGAACATTCTCCTAAACCAATAATTTGTAACTCGTTGGTTATACCAGGTATGTTGTCTACTGTAAAGGTCTGCCAATCCTTG
This genomic window contains:
- a CDS encoding erythromycin esterase family protein, which codes for MEKFIVLVFMLIGGSLNGQNLQNVYDLDFSKFNTCSWDWLKSLSNCSIKKLPEYLIIKNGAQNFGPPVKMSFRLSREITLLKSTKHPISLRLKAKNNSNSNLVFSVAGFDKSQQLILSKEKSLRRTEEWSTIELEIGSVDLKAIEIEIRYEGNTDLQQEIHLAEIELNNERGDFQKFVLVPPKKSVPDLNISHAVQIKDWQTFTVDNIPGITNELQIIGLGECSHGSLSITEQRFEVLKQFIQQRKCSIVLLELPFDDTMLYDLFVQGDINDTTLVKDYLDNKIFAAASSYFRLFEWIRNFNLQSKRKVHLVGLDNSISLPSYALMDIFSNLLPPNQTEVLLKEVGQGNLLKVHTFLSNSKTLFEGLGNETYDLLVHVLGNNSLSKPNENFYFNRDVDMFKRVSNLYSQFYKSDELWIVLAHSKHLQKNDLFRKGEYINTLGSLLHKTKSERYYAIDFSFGTGNFVQDSCSRNAVTIDSISELSPNSFSFSALKIPYERFLYPTSQIKDNIFLSLSIARYSFKRANFEFTSFKKNFDAIFFIRKSVAFRDFVRYPSIGNITFFANKERQYYKYLKGSI